TTTAGAGGTTTTTCTTGGAAGCCCTTAGGTGCACTATCTCTTTGTCCGAAGACGCCGAGTACTATCGTATTTCCCCAAAACCCGTGGATTTGCCTGCGGGTCTTATAGGTAGGTACTTCAACGAACTATTCCGTCAGTTCGCGGCACTTTCATCACTCCGTCACCCCATCACAGTTAACAGTAGTACGGGAATATTAACCCGTTGTCCATCGACTGTCCCTTTCGGGTTCGCCTTAGGTCCCGACTAACCCACAGCTGATTAGCATAGCTGTGGAAACCTTAGTCTTTCGGTGTGCGGGTTTCTCGCCCGCATTATCGTTACTTATGCCTACATTTTCTTTTCTCACCGGTCCAGCATACCTTACGATACACCTTCTACCCTGTGAGAATGCTCCCCTACCACTTACAATAAATTGTAAATCCATAGCTTCGGTAATATACTTATGCCCGATTATTATCCATGCTCGTCCGCTCGACTAGTGAGCTGTTACGCACTCTTTAAATGAATGGCTGCTTCCAAGCCAACATCCTAGCTGTCTATGCAGACAAACCTCGTTCTTTCAACTTAGTATATATTTGGGGACCTTAGCTGATGGTCTGGGTTCTTTCCCTCTCGGACTTGGACCTTAGCACCCAAGCCCTCACTGTTAGTGAACATTATATAGCATTCGGAGTTTGTCAGGAATTGGTAGGCGGTGAAGCCCCCGCATCCAATCAGTAGCTCTACCTCTATATAACTTTATAACTAACGCTGCACCTAAATGCATTTCGGGGAGTACGAGCTATTTCCGAGTTTGATTGGCCTTTCACCCCTACCCACAGATCATCCCAAGACTTTTCAACGTCAACGGGTTCGGTCCTCCACTATGTGTTACCACAGCTTCAACCTGTCCATGGGTAGATCACACGGTTTCGCGTCTAACACTACTGACTAAAGCGCCCTATTCAGACTCGCTTTCGCTACGGATCCGTGGCTTAACCACTTATCCTTGCCAGCAACGTTAACTCGTAGGCTCATTATGCAAAAGGCACGCCGTCACCCCACGAAAGGGCTCCGACCGCTTGTAAGCGTATGGTTTCAGGATCTATTTCACTCCGTTATTCACGGTTCTTTTCACCTTTCCCTCACGGTACTGGTTCACTATCGGTCTCTCAGGAGTATTTAGCCTTAGCGGATGGTCCCGCCAAATTCAGACAGGATTTCTCGTGTCCCGCCCTACTCAGGATACCACTATCAATTATATCACTTACCTATACAGGACTATCACCCTCTTTGGTTCTACTTTCCAGTAGATTCTAGTTCGTTTTACATTGAATATCGTGGTCCTACAACCCCAACATTGCCGTAACAACATTGGTTTGGGCTAATCCGCGTTCGCTCGCCACTACTTACGGAATCACTTTTGTTTTCTTCTCCTCCGCCTACTTAGATGTTTCAGTTCAGCGGGTTTGCCCACCTATCGGTGTACTAGATCTTCAATCTAGTGGGTTGCCCCATTCAGGTATCTACGGATCAATCGGTGTGTGCCCGTCCCCGTAGCTTTTCGCAGCTTATCACGCCTTTCATCGCCTCTGAGAGCCAAGGCATCCCCCATACGCCCTTATTTTGCTTATTGTACCAATCCTAAAATTAATTAGGACCGTTTTTGTTTGTTTTCTACTATAAATAGTAAAAAACGCTTTCTACTTTTTATATTTTTCTTATCTCAATATGTCAATGAACTTTTATCGCTAGTTTAATCGTTTTTTCGTTTAATCGTTTAACCGATTTAACAAATCAACGTATCAACTTTTGATTTGTGGAGAATAACGGAGTCGAACCGTTGACCTCCTGCGTGCAAGGCAGGCGCTCTAGCCAGCTGAGCTAATCCCCCGTTTCAAATTTTAAATTATGAATGGTGAATTTTGAATTAATGTATAATTCATACTCATACTTCTAAAATTTCCTTTTATTCTGAATTTATTTCAGAATCTATTTAAGTTTAATAGTTGTCTCGGACAGACTCGAACTGTCGACCCCTACATTATCAGTGTAGTACTCTAACCAGCTGAGCTACGAGACACTCTTATTCTTAAATGGTATTATTTGAACTAACAGCAAGAGTAATAAATTCTTAATCTTTGTTTCCACTTTCTCTTTTCGTCTCTTTCCCTACCGTGCTTATAAATAAGCTAACACTAAGGCTCTAGAAAGGAGGTGTTCCAGCCGCACCTTCCGGTACGGCTACCTTGTTACGACTTAGCCCTAGTTACCAGTTTTACCCTAGGCAGCTCCTTGCGGTCACCGACTTCAGGCACCCCCAGCTTCCATGGCTTGACGGGCGGTGTGTACAAGGCCCGGGAACGTATTCACCGGATCATGGCTGATATCCGATTACTAGCGATTCCAGCTTCACGGAGTCGAGTTGCAGACTCCGATCCGAACTGTGACCGGTTTTGTAGATTTGCTCCTGGTCGCCCAGTGGCTGCTCTCTGTACCGGCCATTGTAGCACGTGTGTAGCCCAAGGCGTAAGGGCCGTGATGATTTGACGTCATCCCCACCTTCCTCACAGTTTGCACTGGCAGTCTCGTTAGAGTTCCCGACATGACTCGCTGGCAACTAACAACAGGGGTTGCGCTCGTTATAGGACTTAACCTGACACCTCACGGCACGAGCTGACGACAACCATGCAGCACCTTGTAAATTGTCTTGCGAAAAGTCTGTTTCCAAACCGGTCAATCTACATTTAAGCCTTGGTAAGGTTCCTCGCGTATCATCGAATTAAACCACATGCTCCACCGCTTGTGCGGGCCCCCGTCAATTCCTTTGAGTTTCAAACTTGCGTTCGTACTCCCCAGGTGGGATACTTATCACTTTCGCTTAGCCACTGAGATTGCTCCCAACAGCTAGTATCCATCGTTTACGGCGTGGACTACCAGGGTATCTAATCCTGTTCGCTACCCACGCTTTCGTCCATCAGCGTCAATATATTAGTAGTAACCTGCCTTCGCAATTGGTATTCCATGTAATCTCTAAGCATTTCACCGCTACACTACATATTCTAGTTACTTCCTAATAATTCAAGTCTAGCAGTATCAATGGCCGTTCCACCGTTGAGCGATGGGCTTTCACCACTGACTTACTAAACCGCCTACGGACCCTTTAAACCCAATGATTCCGGATAACGCTTGGATCCTCCGTATTACCGCGGCTGCTGGCACGGAGTTAGCCGATCCTTATTCTTACGATACCGTCAAGCTCCTTCACGAAGGAGTGTTTCTTCTCGTATAAAAGCAGTTTACAATCCATAGGACCGTCATCCTGCACGCGGCATGGCTGGATCAGGCTTGCGCCCATTGTCCAATATTCCTCACTGCTGCCTCCCGTAGGAGTCTGGTCCGTGTCTCAGTACCAGTGTGGGGGATCTCCCTCTCAGGACCCCTACCCATCGTAGCCTTGGTATGCCGTTACCATACCAACTAGCTAATGGGACGCATGCTCATCTTTCACCGATAAATCTTTAATAATTAAATGATGCCATTCAATTATACTATGAGGTATTAATCCAAATTTCTCTGGGCTATCCCTTTGTGAAAGGTAGATTGCATACGCGTTACGCACCCGTGCGCCGGTCTCTAATTCCGAAGAACTATACCCCTCGACTTGCATGTGTTAAGCCTGCCGCTAGCGTTCATCCTGAGCCAGGATCAAACTCTTCATCGTATATTATGCGAGAACCATAAATGATTCTCTATTTATTTTTGACTGAAGGTCTAGTGGTTTTTTCAAATCTCTCGATTCTATTACTCTTATTCTTTTGTCTTTGAAATCTCTCTCAAAAACGGCTGTCAATTCAATATGTCTAGGAACGTGTCTTATCTTGTTTTCCACTCGTAGCAACACTTAACGTGTTTCTCGAAGCGGGTGCAAAAGTACAACTTCTCTTTTTATCTGGCAAGAAAAATTTGAAGTTTTTTAGAAAAATAAATCTTTCTTTTTCTTCTCTTCTCTTATCAACTTATCAAGGAACGTTGCGCATTTAGCGGGGTGCAAAAGTAACTATCACTTTTAAATCTCACAAGCTTTTTTGAAACTTTTTTTGAAAATAAATTTTCTGCCTTGTTTCGTTTGCTTGCCAGTATTTGAAAGAACGTCTGCGTTGTTGCGGGTGCAAAAGTAGACTCTTTAAACCGTTATTCAATACTTTTTAACCGCTTTTCTTTGCTTTATTTGCGATTTATTTTTAACACATTGGAAATGTTTAAGTTGAAAGAAATATATTTTTGCTCTATCAACTACCGTTTGATGTAAATGGTAAAATAAATGAAATAGTTTGAGATTTACTATTCAATACAACGGTATTTTTAAACATATAGGTCATAGAAGTTGGATCATATATTTCTCGCAGGTCTTGTTTTCAGTTTCTTTTAACCATATAAGACATAGAAGGACATAGAAGTTAGATTAGACATATTACTTTGCTACTTCTTGGAGATCTTATGTGATAATATTGAAAACAACTATACAATCTATGGGCTATCGCTACGCTTTTCTTTTAAACCTATAAGACATAAAAGAACATATTAGTTATATTGAAGATCTTATGACAAAATTTTTAAGCCTTTATGAAACTCGTTTGAAGAATTACTACATAAGCTACAGAAAGACATATAAGCTAAACAGAGAAAGCGACTCCTTATATATAGGAGTCAAAATTATTCTCTATTATACATTGTAATTAAAACCAATGCACCTCTAGCCCTGATAGCAGCGAAAATCCTACTGAGCCGGGTTTCGGCGAGGTAGATTGAAGCGGATAGCAGGAAATAGCTCCATATAACTGTAGTTACTAGAATGCAAAATCATGTTTTAAATTGGCTATACTATATTAGGTAGAAAAATTGGGTAAGTTATTTCTTCTTTACCTGCTCAGCTTTGGATTCCCAAAATTCATTTAGTTTATCTATATCAACAGGATTTGCGGGGGTTTGATTTACTAATCTTCCTGATTCAAAGGCTCTTTGTAATATTGTTTCTATCAAAAAATCTTCATTTACTGTATATGGAGCATATTCCGATTTTAAATTAATATCAAACATACTCGCAGCAGTATTGGACCAAAACGCTTTCCATCCGCTTTTTAGCGTTTTAACCAATTCATAAGTGGTGGTTCCGGTTTGACGATGAATCAATTTTACTAAAATTCTACCTTGACTTCGGGAAAGCTTCTTTAGTTTGGCTTCAAACTCATTATTAAGGTAATCTTCGACAATTTTAAAATACTTTTTCTTTTCTTTATTTGTAGATAAGCGATCCATACCTCTATTGAGATTGGTCAATCTTTCGGATGCGAGTTTTGCATAAGGGTATGTTTTATAAACCCTGTTTTGAAGAATTAAAAATTGTTTTTTGGCATCGGGATCTAGTTTCTCTTTTGAAACCACAATTTCCTCCAACTGTATCGTGTCATTTACTACATCATCTGATTCTTTTAATTCGTACCCCATTGGCGTAGGAGCTGGAGGAATCTCCTGAGCTTTGGCAAAAAACGATAGTAATAAAAAGAATATAGTATAGGTAGTTAACTTCATGAGGCATAATTTAATTGTAAAATTATACATTATATGTACAACTGTAATGCCAAATTTATAAATTAGCAAAAAATATTTTTATGAGCACAAAATCGATATTAAAAAAATCCTCTATCACTTTTTTAGAGCAATACTTAAACAACGCCTCTCCTACTGGGTTTGAAGCCGAAGGGCAAAAAATTTGGATGGATTATTTAAAACCATACGTTGATACTTTTATAACCGATACTTACGGAACGGCCGTAGGAATCATCAACCCTGACGCTCCTTATAAAGTAGTGATTGAAGGTCATGCCGATGAAATTTCTTGGTATGTAAACTACATTACTGATGATGGATTGATATACGTCATTAGAAATGGAGGTTCGGATCACCAAATTGCCCCTTCTAAACGTGTGAACATTCACACCAAAAAAGGAATTGTAAAAGGAGTTTTTGGTTGGCCTGCCATTCATACCAGAAATAGAGACAAAGAAGAAAATCCAAAAATCAGCAATATTTTCATCGATCTTGGTTGTGAAACCAAAGAAGAAGTAGAAAAAATGGGTGTTCATGTAGGTTGCGTGATTACTTATCCTGATGAATTCATTATTTTAAACGAGAACAAATTTGTTTGTCGCGCAATTGATAACCGTATGGGAGGTTTTATGATTGCCGAAGTAGCGCGTTTACTGCATGAAAACAAAGTAAAACTTCCTTTTGGATTGTACATTACTAACTCCGTTCAAGAAGAAGTAGGTTTGCGTGGTGCTGAAATGATCACTAAAACTATCAAACCAAATGTAGCAATAGTTACTGATGTATGTCATGACTCTACAACTCCTATGATTGACAAGAAAATCGAAGGAGATACTAAAATAGGAAAAGGACCAGTTGTAACTTATGCTCCAGCAGTTCAAAATAATCTAAGAGAACTGATCCTAGACACTGCCGAGGAAAAGAAAATTCCTTTTCAACGTCTTGCTTCTTCTCGCGTTACTGGAACTGATACAGACGCATTTGCCTACAGTAATGGTGGTGTAGCATCGGCTTTGATTTCACTTCCGTTGCGTTACATGCATACTACAGTTGAAATGGTGCACCGTGATGATGTTGAAAACGTGATTAAATTAATCTATGAAACATTATTAAAATTAGAGAATAACGAAACTTTCTCTTACTTCAAATAGGATTAGGAGCTATTCCTGCTATCTGCTTTATTCCCGATAGGAAAAACTACGGCCAAAAAGCCTTATTTTTCTCTATCGGGAGATATCGCTTCTATCAGGGCTAAAAATCACCAAAATATGAAGTATATCTACTTAATGTTAATTGTCTTTTTTGGAACTTTTCTATGGTCTGTTATCAATCCAAAAGAAGTTTTCACTTGTTTTCTTGAAATTATCCCTGCTATCATTGGTATTTTGGTTTTAGCTTTTACTTTTAATAAATTTAGATTTACCAATTTCACCTACTTCCTTATTCTTATTCATTGCATTATATTATTCATAGGTGGTCATTATACGTATGCCGAAGTTCCCTTTTTCGATTATATTAAAGACGCATTTCATCAAAGTAGAAACAATTATGATAAAGTGGGTCACTTTGCACAAGGTTTAGTACCAGCAATGATTATAAGAGAATTATTTATTCGTAAAAATGTAATCAGCAATAAAAGCTTTTTTAATTTTATTATTGTTTCCATCTGTTTAGCCATTAGTGCTGCTTACGAATGGATTGAATGGTTTGTTTCTATCGCTTCGGGAGATGAAGGTGATGCTTTTTTAGGAACTCAAGGTGATATTTGGGACACCCAATCTGACATGTTATTTGCTACTATTGGTGCAATAACTGGTTTAATACTGTTTTCAAAGATTCAGGATAAACAGCTTCAAAAAATTTAGTCTACATATAAACCTTTCTAGGTTTAATAAACTTAAATTCCACAATGCTTTTTTAGCTTTACATACTATTATAACAACAAAATCCGGATATCTCTATCCGGATTTTATTATTTATAACCTTATTCTATTTTATTTCCAACCTCCACCAAGTGCTTTATACACTTGCACAAAAGCATTCAGTTGGTCTTTTTTGGTTTCTACCAATTCCAGTTTAGCATCAAGTGCATCCCGTTGGGTCATCAAAACTTCAAAATAATCAGCTCTAGCCGATTTAAATAAATCATTGGCTACACTAATAGAAGTATTCAAAGCAGTTACTTGCTGTTGTTTAAGCGCATAACTTTTTTCTAAATTACCAATATTTGCTAATTGATTCGAAACTTCTAAATAGGCATTCAAAATCGTACGATCATAATTATACAAAGCTTGCAATTGGCGTGCATTGGCATTAGCAAACTCGGCTTTAATAGCATTTCTATTAATTAAAGGTGCAGCTATGTCACCCACTAAATTGTACAATAAAGATTCTGGAAATTTAACCAAATAGGAAGTTTTAAAAGCTTGCAGCCCAAAAGCCGCTGAAATATCAAGTGAGGGATAAAACTCAGCCCGCGCTACTTTTACATCTAGTTTAGCAGCAGTCAAATCTAATTCGGCTTGTTTTACATCCGGTCTATTAATTAATAATTGAGATGGTATACCGGACTGAATTGTTGCTGGTATTAGATTTAAAAAACTAGCACTGTCTCTGGTGATTTTTTCAGGATAACGTCCCAGCAAAAAGTTGATCGTGTTTTCAGTTTCTACAATTTTTTGGTTTATTTGAAACTCCATACTTTTAGAAGCCAAAACTTCAGCTTGAAATTTTTGAACGGCTAATTCTGTTGCTCTTGCTGCTTCTTTTTGCACTTTTACAATTTCAAGCGCATTCTGTTGCAATTGGATGTTTTGTTTTACAATTTCCAATTGGCTATCCAAAGCCAATAACTCATAATAGGAGTCAGCAACTTCAGAAATAAGATTTGTAATTACAAAATTCTTTCCTTCAATAGTAGATAAATATCTAGTCACAGCAGCTTTCTTAGAATTATGCAATTTTTTCCAAATATCAACTTCCCAATTGGCATAGGCTCCAACATTAAAATCAGTCAATGGATCTGGAAACTCTTTACCTGGCGCAATTTCAGTACTAGCATCACCAGCGCCTTGGCTGGTATATCTTCCTACTTTTTCTACTCCAGTTCCTGCTCTTAGTCCAACAGATGGCAATAATGCCCCTTTTCGAACACGGATATCATTCTTTGCCATTTCAATTTCTTGCAAAGTAATCATCAACTCCTGATTGTTTTTTAGTGCAATATCAATTAAATTGACAAGATTAGGATCTTTAAAATAGTTATTCCAACTCAGATTTGAACTATTAACTGTGTCCTTGCTAATTCCAAAACTTTCTGGAATCATTTTGTTTTCAGACATTGTTACAGCAGACGGAGCTTTACAGCTTACAACAGCAAGACAAATGCTTAAAACTATACTAAATTGTTGTAATTTGATTTTATACATGGTTGTCAATTTCTTCAGTTAATGGATTATTATTTTGTATTTTAATCATTTTAATTTTGGCAGCAATGCTACCAAAAATAAAATACAATCCGGGAATAATTAAAACACCACAAACGGTTCCTAGAAGCATTCCTCCCGCAGCTGCAGTACCGATAGTACGGTTACCAATTTTCCCTGGACCTTCGGCAAACACAAGTGGAATTAATCCTGCTATAAATGCAAATGATGTCATTAAAATTGGTCGGAACCTCACTTTTGCACCTTCCATCGCCGCTTCAAATACTGTGGCGCCAGCTTCATGCTTCTGGACTGCAAACTCAACAATTAAAACTGCATTTTTACCTAGCAAACCTATAAGCATTACAAAGGCTACCTGAGCGTATATATTATTATCTAGCCCCATAATTGAAAGTAGTAAATAGGAACCAAAAATACCCGCTGGAAGTGATAGAATTA
The Flavobacterium sp. WC2421 genome window above contains:
- a CDS encoding DUF4294 domain-containing protein; this encodes MKLTTYTIFFLLLSFFAKAQEIPPAPTPMGYELKESDDVVNDTIQLEEIVVSKEKLDPDAKKQFLILQNRVYKTYPYAKLASERLTNLNRGMDRLSTNKEKKKYFKIVEDYLNNEFEAKLKKLSRSQGRILVKLIHRQTGTTTYELVKTLKSGWKAFWSNTAASMFDINLKSEYAPYTVNEDFLIETILQRAFESGRLVNQTPANPVDIDKLNEFWESKAEQVKKK
- a CDS encoding DUF2238 domain-containing protein; amino-acid sequence: MKYIYLMLIVFFGTFLWSVINPKEVFTCFLEIIPAIIGILVLAFTFNKFRFTNFTYFLILIHCIILFIGGHYTYAEVPFFDYIKDAFHQSRNNYDKVGHFAQGLVPAMIIRELFIRKNVISNKSFFNFIIVSICLAISAAYEWIEWFVSIASGDEGDAFLGTQGDIWDTQSDMLFATIGAITGLILFSKIQDKQLQKI
- a CDS encoding TolC family protein, producing the protein MYKIKLQQFSIVLSICLAVVSCKAPSAVTMSENKMIPESFGISKDTVNSSNLSWNNYFKDPNLVNLIDIALKNNQELMITLQEIEMAKNDIRVRKGALLPSVGLRAGTGVEKVGRYTSQGAGDASTEIAPGKEFPDPLTDFNVGAYANWEVDIWKKLHNSKKAAVTRYLSTIEGKNFVITNLISEVADSYYELLALDSQLEIVKQNIQLQQNALEIVKVQKEAARATELAVQKFQAEVLASKSMEFQINQKIVETENTINFLLGRYPEKITRDSASFLNLIPATIQSGIPSQLLINRPDVKQAELDLTAAKLDVKVARAEFYPSLDISAAFGLQAFKTSYLVKFPESLLYNLVGDIAAPLINRNAIKAEFANANARQLQALYNYDRTILNAYLEVSNQLANIGNLEKSYALKQQQVTALNTSISVANDLFKSARADYFEVLMTQRDALDAKLELVETKKDQLNAFVQVYKALGGGWK
- a CDS encoding M42 family metallopeptidase translates to MSTKSILKKSSITFLEQYLNNASPTGFEAEGQKIWMDYLKPYVDTFITDTYGTAVGIINPDAPYKVVIEGHADEISWYVNYITDDGLIYVIRNGGSDHQIAPSKRVNIHTKKGIVKGVFGWPAIHTRNRDKEENPKISNIFIDLGCETKEEVEKMGVHVGCVITYPDEFIILNENKFVCRAIDNRMGGFMIAEVARLLHENKVKLPFGLYITNSVQEEVGLRGAEMITKTIKPNVAIVTDVCHDSTTPMIDKKIEGDTKIGKGPVVTYAPAVQNNLRELILDTAEEKKIPFQRLASSRVTGTDTDAFAYSNGGVASALISLPLRYMHTTVEMVHRDDVENVIKLIYETLLKLENNETFSYFK